From Vicia villosa cultivar HV-30 ecotype Madison, WI unplaced genomic scaffold, Vvil1.0 ctg.003974F_1_1, whole genome shotgun sequence, one genomic window encodes:
- the LOC131641691 gene encoding laccase-17-like — protein MAVSVFSSRKIPVFFLSLIAFCMFELAVAGTTRRYHFDIRYQNVTRLCHNKSMVTVNGKFPGPRIVAREGDRLLITVVNNVQNNISIHWHGIRQLRSGWADGPAYVTQCPIQTGQRYVYNYTIKGQRGTLFWHAHISWLRSTVYGPLIILPKKNVPYPFAKPHKEVPIIFGEWFNADTEAIIAQALQTGGGPNVSEAYTINGLPGPLYNCSKKDTFKLKVKLGKTYLLRFINAALNDELFFSIANHTVTVVEADAVYVKPFETNTILIAPGQTTNVLLKTKSHYPNAAFLMTARPYATGLGTFDNTTVAGILEYESPSNNHLNPVVSLKKLPLFKPTLPALNDTLFATKFANKLRSLASAKFPANVPQKVDKHFFFTVGLGTNPCTSNQTCQGPNGTMFAASVNNVSFTLPTTALLQSHFSGQSKGVYAPYFPTSPLHPFNYTGTPPNNTMVSNGTKVVVLPFNTSVQLVMQDTSILGAESHPLHLHGFNFFVVGQGFGNYDPSKDPSNFNLVDPVERNTVGVPSGGWVAIRFLADNPGVWFMHCHLEVHTSWGLKMAWIVLDGKLPNQKLLPPPADLPKC, from the exons ATGGCTGTTTCCGTTTTTTCGTCACGTAAAATCCCAGTGTTCTTTCTGTCATTGATAGCTTTTTGTATGTTTGAGCTTGCAGTGGCTGGCACTACCAGACGCTACCATTTTGAT ATAAGGTACCAAAATGTGACGAGATTGTGCCACAACAAGAGCATGGTGACAGTGAATGGTAAGTTTCCAGGACCTCGCATTGTGGCTAGGGAAGGAGATCGTCTTCTTATCACGGTTGTTAACAATGTGCAAAATAACATCTCTATTCACTG GCATGGAATTCGACAACTTCGATCAGGATGGGCTGATGGACCAGCATATGTGACTCAATGCCCGATCCAAACAGGTCAACGCTATGTTTACAATTACACGATCAAAGGACAAAGAGGCACACTCTTTTGGCATGCTCACATATCTTGGTTAAGATCAACTGTCTATGGTCCACTCATCATTCTGCCCAAGAAAAATGTTCCATATCCTTTTGCTAAACCCCACAAGGAAGTTCCTATCATATTTG GGGAATGGTTTAATGCAGATACTGAGGCCATCATAGCACAAGCCCTGCAAACAGGGGGAGGACCAAATGTTTCGGAAGCCTACACAATTAATGGACTTCCAGGCCCATTGTATAACTGCTCTAAAAAAG ATACATTCAAGTTGAAGGTGAAGCTTGGAAAGACTTACCTTCTACGTTTCATCAACGCTGCACTAAATGACGAGTTATTCTTCAGCATTGCAAATCACACCGTCACAGTTGTCGAAGCAGATGCAGTTTATGTAAAACCTTTTGAGACTAACACAATCCTTATTGCACCTGGCCAAACCACTAATGTTCTTCTTAAAACCAAGTCTCACTATCCCAATGCAGCATTCTTGATGACTGCTAGACCATATGCCACTGGCCTTGGAACTTTTGACAACACAACTGTTGCTGGTATCTTGGAATATGAATCTCCATCTAATAATCATCTCAACCCAGTTGTTTCACTAAAAAAGCTTCCACTCTTTAAACCTACTCTCCCAGCACTTAATGACACTTTATTTGCAACAAAGTTTGCCAACAAACTCCGTAGCCTTGCCAGTGCCAAATTTCCTGCTAACGTTCCCCAGAAAGTAGATAAGCACTTTTTCTTCACAGTAGGCCTCGGTACCAATCCCTGCACGAGCAACCAAACTTGTCAGGGACCCAATGGAACAATGTTCGCAGCATCAGTGAATAACGTATCTTTCACACTCCCAACCACTGCACTTCTTCAATCCCACTTCTCTGGGCAATCCAAGGGGGTCTACGCCCCTTATTTCCCAACCAGTCCCTTGCACCCATTCAATTATACTGGTACCCCTCCAAACAATACCATGGTAAGCAATGGAACAAAGGTTGTGGTTCTTCCTTTCAACACAAGCGTGCAGCTTGTGATGCAGGACACTAGCATTCTTGGTGCTGAAAGTCATCCTCTCCATTTGCATGGATTTAACTTCTTTGTTGTTGGACAAGGATTTGGTAACTATGATCCAAGTAAGGACCCTTCAAACTTCAATCTTGTTGATCCTGTTGAAAGGAATACAGTTGGTGTACCATCTGGTGGATGGGTTGCAATCAGATTCCTAGCAGATAATCCAG GGGTATGGTTCATGCATTGCCATTTAGAAGTGCATACAAGTTGGGGTCTTAAGATGGCATGGATTGTCTTGGATGGAAAGCTCCCAAATCAGAAGCTGCTTCCACCACCGGCTGATCTACCCAAGTGTTAA